The sequence below is a genomic window from Monodelphis domestica isolate mMonDom1 chromosome 2, mMonDom1.pri, whole genome shotgun sequence.
CAATATCCAAATAAGACTGGGCTTacatttcatttcccatttctgtaCTCAAGTTGAGTCCTTCCCAGGACAACTgagtccttctctctctcctttacagAGAAGAACTGTTCATACTTCAGACATTTTAACCCAGGAGAGAGCTCAGAAATCTTTGAATTCACCACACAAAAAGGTAAGTCCATGATGGGGAAAGGGACTTGAATAGGTTTTCCAGAAGAATTCTGTGTTGAACAAAAATGCCAAGTCCTTTGACTGAAAGGGCTGACTTTTCAGCTGCTAATTAAAACAGACCAGTGCCAATGTCCCCAACTGGTTAAAATGCCTCTTCTTCCTTCACTCTTTGTTGTTGAAGCCTAGCTTCGTGTCCCCTAAAGACCTTAAAGAAGGTCCTGGAGGGTTGTGGTAAAAGAGATAATTATTAGAATTCTAAGCCTGCTAAAagcaaatatatatgcatattttctaCCAAATCCTAGAAGGTGTATAAAGAAGTATGATCATGTCAGCCTTCCTAAAtctctcttctggttctctgACATGATGGGGACCCATCATGCCTATCCCCCTGGCATAAATGACCTTCTGCAAATAAGTGTTTTGGGAATATTCAAGAAGTCATTGGGGGGCTAGTGTTCAGTGCCTAGAAGCAGTAGCTTACACTAGTGGCCTTTAAGAATGAGTGTGagcagctaagtggatagaggctgtgcctagagtcaggaagactcagcttcctgagttcaaatatgacctcagacacttactaattgggtgaccgtgggcaagtcacttaactctgtttgtttcagttcttCATGAGccagagagggaaatgacaagccagtccagtatctttgccaagaaaatccccaagaCCAACTAATTTCCTCTCCACCTTCCTAATTAGGAACCTCATTCTCCCTAGTCATCCTATCCCAAGGGGGTTTCCTTATCCTCGGGGAGCAAACACAAATTTCACCAATTTGGTTGGTGGCCCAGATTAGATGCAGCAAAGCTGTTGGTAGCAAGGGAGATAGTACGGAGGGATGGGCTGACCAGTCTCTGCCCTTATTGATATCTCGGTAGAATTCAGCATCTCTGCAGCAGCCATTGCCATCTTCAGCATCGCTTTCATGATCATGGGAACCATCTTCATCCTTCTGTCCTTcaggaaaaaaagggaatatCTTCTGAAGCCAGCGGCTCTATTCTATACGTTTGCAGGTAAGATGTTTGGGTGTAGGTAAAAGGACGGTAGGGTGgattagagagacagagactctgCCTTGTTCCCTGGAAATTGTGGCTGACTGTGCTTCAAATTTAATGGGAACGGTACAGAtgaaagaaattctaaaaataaatctataaatcaACCATGggccttcaatttcctcattgataaaatgaggaatttagaCTAAATGTCCTTTAAGGCTTCTTCTATGATTTTTAGTGCAGAGAGATATTCAGTGCTGGTAGTAGATCCTAGAGGGGAGTACTTTTAAGAAGactgaaagggagaaagggagaaagggatcaAGTGCAAAGAACCTTCTTAAAAGCTAAAcggggtgggcagctgggtggctcagggaattgagagctaggcctaaagatgggagatcctgggttcatatctgacctcagacacttcccagctatgtgatcctgggcaagacacttaaccctcattgcctagcctttgccgctcttctgccttgaaatcccTACTGAgtatcagttttttttaaaaagccaaacaaGACTTCATATATGATGCCAGAGATAAGAAGAAGCTACTGGGTTTAAATGAATAGGAGGGTGATGTGGTCAGGTCTACACTTTAAGATCAATCTGACAGCTGCATAGAAAGACTTGAGGTAGGGAGGCTAATTAAAAAGGCCATTGTCATAGTTTAGGCTTCAGGTGATGAGGACCCAGGCAGCTCTGTGGGTAGAAGGAAGGGgatatatatgagagatgttatgaGATGACaaaacttggcaacagattggatatacaGAGTAACCATAAATGACCCTGAAGTTGTGAGCAGTGGAGTGAAGACAGAAGAAcgaggttcaaattctgattcgatctgcttaactatgtgaccttgaggaagtcattttacctctctgagccttggtttccccatctataagagGAAGGAGTTGGATGGGAGGTGACCTTaaggaagtcattttacctctctgagccttggtttccccatctataagagAAAGGAGTTGGATGGGaggtgaccttgaggaagtcattttacctctctgagccttggtttccccatctataagagGAAGGAGTTGGATGGGaggtgaccttgaggaagtcattttacctctctgagccttggtttccccatctataagagGAAGGAGTTGGATGGGAGGTGACtttgaggaagtcattttacctctctgagccttggtttccccatctataagagGAAGGAGTTGGATGGGAGGTGACtttgaggaagtcattttacctctctgagccttggtttccccatctataagagGAAGGAGTTGGATGGGaggtgaccttgaggaagtcattttacctctctgagccttggtttccccatctataagagGAAGGAGTTGGATGGGAGGTCCTTGCCAGCTCCAAATTCAGCAGGTGGGTGAGGGACAAACTAGAACCTGAGAATAATGTCTCCCTTGTCTTTCCAGGCCTTTGTATCATCGTCTCTGTGGAAGTCACGAGGCAGTCAGTGAAGCGGATGATTGATAGTGAGGAGACAGTCTGGATCGAGTACTATTATTCCTGGTCCTTTGCCTGTGCCTGTACCTCCTTTGTTCTCTTCTTCATCTGTGGCATCGCTCTCCTACTTATCTCCCTGCCCCGCATGCCCCAGAATCCCTGGGAGTCTTGTATGGATGCTGAGCCTGAGCATTAAATTGACTTCATCCTTTTCTGATGGGCTGGGCTCAGGACTAGGGATATAGCAGCTTCCAAGGCCCTCTCTCTACAGAAACCAAATGCCAGACTGGGTCAAGAAGAGGTAAACTGTGGAAAAGAGAATGTGGTGGCATTGCTCCCATCCCCATAGTAAATGGGGTCCCCCCGGAAGGGATCATATTTTCCCTTATCTGAGGCTTCTTTTCCATCTGTTCCAGTCTCATTCTCTATCCTTCTTTgatcctcccttccccacctccccatcCACTGGACATGATATAAAATGGTGTCTGGATGTGTGGCACTGTCCCCAACACCTGCCACTACATTATGCCTACAGACTGCTAGTTTCCCATGCTCTCATTGAGTGGTGATGACCCTCTGCTCTAATCTGGTAGCAGAATGTGTGAGTCCAGAGCTTTATCGGCCTTAAATCAAATGTCTGATTTTCTACATACACTCTGAGCAGTGTCTATAGGTAGGGACATTGGGGGAGAGCATGTATCTTCTAGCGTTTACAGTTATAGTTCATAAATGTTCTTGTACACAATTTCAAACAGTTTTCAGGTGGTTCTCTATAAACTACTCCATCCCTACACTCTACCCCTCACTGCGTCATTATGTCAGGTTTTTTTTCATGCTCTGTGTGTGGAAGCCCCTGGGAAGAAGTCCCCAGAGTAATGGATTTGCTTGTAGAAATAGCCAACCACTCCTCTACAGAGTGCCAAGACCCACAGTAGGGCTACTTGGAATTCATTCCAAAGCGAATTCTTCTTCTTTGTCCTAATGCTTCACAATCCCTAATGAGCATTTCCAACTGAGAAGAAATGAAGTgtggattaaaataaaatttctgtaaAAATGTATCCCTTCTGTGCCCTTCACTAAAAGTTCACTTGAATTTCTAGACATCTATAAACATGGCTCTCGACCAGGTTACCTTTTATAGGGTGAAGCTATGGaagcgggggggggggtgtctcaAGGATGgtgctgaggacatttctcaggGCAGAGGAAGATCTTCCTTATAGAAATTGCTTGGGAGtctaaaatttccatttaaaccCTTGGATTGAGGAATGTTCTTTGGGAGAAACCAGGAATCAGTTTTTGTCTGGCTAGACAGGGTGTTAAAAATAAGAATCAGGCTATTTCTAGGCTTAAGGTCTGTCTTTGCCTAAGAGTAATGTGTCTCTCAGTGCCAAGCCAAAATTTAAACAGTTAGGTCACAGGCTTCTGATTGGACATTGGACCTCTGTTATTCCTGACAAGAAAGGATAGCAacctctttctgctctccagcccCCTACCATAATCCTCTggctaagaaaattattttcttgcccAAGGGAAAATACACTCTTTTGAATAAGTAAATCAGGAAGCTGCGTGGATCACTGGCACAGCACTAGTATAAGAAACAGAGGTCCCATTCAGAGCTCACAATTGGCAAAATGCATCAGCCCTCTCTGCCTCCATTTacccatttttttaaatgggaagaaGAATATTTATTCCCCTTCCACTTCTCACCAAACATACCTCTTTACCTAGGGCAATGATAAGTAAGAGAATTTTACATGTGCTTTTGGATTCCATTGTAGGATGGATTTTTAAGGCAATCAAACTTAGAGGAAGATTTGGATTAATGAataaatcctgtctcagacacttccatcTATGTATTCTGTgatcctcagttccctcatctgtaaatggggcaATAATATCTGTAGTATCCTCTTGTTGGGTTGCTGTGTGGCTCAAATGAGCTTGTGTTCCAAAAACTTAGTGCACCTTTAAGCTCTTAAGAGTTTTTTAACTTGCATGAAGTCTGTGTAAAGAACTTCATAAAATTTAAAGCACTGCATAGATGTTGGTGACtaccaattaatcaacaagcatttattaagtacttactatgttaaGTACTCAGGGTACATATGggtaggaaaagagaagagaacaagtCTTTATAGAAATACCTACTATGAGCTATGTACTGTCAAAAAAAGCtatacaagtattatttcattggatcctcacaacaaccccggaaggtagtgctattattatctgcattttgttgtttagtcatttttaatcatgtccaactcatcctgaccccatttggagttttcttggccaaggtaCTGAACtgtcttgtcatttccttctctagctcattttgtagatgaggaaattgaagcaaacagggttagtgacttgctaaggatagctagtaagtgtctgagaccagatttgaacactatCTACTTCATCATCCAGCTGTCCCCATTTTAAgataaacagaattaagtgacctgcccagggtgacatagcagTTAACAGTCTaaagtcaaatctgaactcaggtcttcctggactCCAGATCCATTGCTCTATATACTATGCTACCTGGctgccaaaagaaaaagaaaagcaaaagcacaAAAatactccctgccctcaaggagcttatgtacTGACTGAGGAGACAACTTATAAATAACTAGTTTACATGCATGTCTCGGAGAAGGAAAGTGAGAACATCGGCTGGCATATGTGAGAAGCATAAGGAGCAAAATCTATTTTACCTTAGCAACACAAATCAGTACTTTGGAGGTAGATGGAATGATTTAAACAATTCTAGCTTCTAGCTTGCAGTGAGCCTGAAAACATTGGAGCTGATGAGGTATTTCTGACACTTGGTTGAAATTTCACCTGAACAGAAATAAACAAGAgtaattcaaatccagactcatcCGCTCCACCAAGATGCTACCATAAATCTACTTCTGGGGGTGTAAAGCCACCATAAGGTGGTAAGGTGACTGACGCTACTGGATCAAGCCTCTTCTTCTACCACTCATTCATACATcatagtgaaaaagaaaaagaaacattagaaaaatagagattgacatgccaaaaaaaaaaaaaaaaccagcacaAATATCAAAAATCAGCCTATCAAGAGGATGTTGGTTAATCACTGAATCCAAATACAGAAAAGTTCACCTTAATGAAGAATTTCATCGAGGATGTatctagttttttttatttttgtttttgtatcaaaTGAACAAACAGatgtatatttagaaataaaacagTTGTGCCTTTTTCCCTAGGGTACAGGACTGGAATTAGACATATATTCTAattctgttcccttctctcttcctaaattaaattataatcataTCTTGTTTTATATAGCAGCTTTCACTTCCAAAGTATGGAGTTTTTTATCTTcatcaaaatcaaaacaaacaaacaaaaaagcccaAACTCAAGGTCCAGAGaagcaagtgatttgcccaaggataaATGACTGGGATTCTAATTAGAATCTTAGGTATCCTAACTCTTAGAGTAAGCACCTTCCACTAAACTAGGTTATTATCTCTATTGCCCTTTCTCTATTTACATTTGCttcctctcttaaaaaaaaaaacccacaacattCTGGGGACATACAAATGATACTCTAAAAGGTAAGGAAGGCATCCTTTTgataagagataaaaagaattGCCAAGTGATGCTCAATCCTCGCTTGAAATATGAACTGTTTGAACTCAAATACTTTTTTAACAGCATGAcgagtttttttcttaattgttggCTATTGAAATACTATGCATTTCATACATAAATGCACTGATGCAGTTTGTTTTCACTTGTCAAAATGTGAGTAAAACCTATGAAGGAGAACTTGTCTATTGCTATCATGTTTGGTGTCCAACTGACAATGCAGCTGCCTATTCCTGCCCCCGCCCCCCATGGGCtttaaattttgattatttttttcagttatgaagcATTTCTCCCCTCCCTTACATGCctctgggaaaaggaaaaaaacaaataaatataaaattcataccaaataaatatagtcaagaaaaacaaaattcccaCATCAGCTACACTTTAAAATGTGTGCCTTGTGCTTTATATTGTGCCTACCGCCTCCTGATCAAGAGGCATTTTTCATTAtctgtcctctggaatcatgggtAATCAATGCTTTGATGAAGAAGCAGTtgactttttttaactctttatttctgaattggaatcaatactgaatataaatcccaaggcagaagagcagtaaggactaggaaaatggagttaagtgacctgtacGGGTCATACAACTAACAAGTATCTGAAGTTATAACAagcatctgaacccaggtcctcctgactccaggtctggctctaaatccattcaaccacctagctgcccctgaagcaATTGTCTCTTGCTAAAGATTTCCTAAATGGTAGTTTTAGATACAAAGATAATTAGGCAGTCATATCACAGAAGATTGCTATTGCATTGCAAATGAAGTTAATGAAGGTGATTGCCATTAGGAAAGTTATTTTCTATTCTCTTGATTTAGGTCCTAATATAAATTTTACTTGAATAGAACCAGTTTTTTGCAAAGTTTTTTTAATACTTGGGCCTAGGTCTGTGCATTAATAAGAAGGTAtgagtggggcagctgggtagctcagtggatggagagccaggcctagagacaggaggtcctgggttcaaatctgacctcagccacttcctagctgtgtgattctgggcaagtcacttgacccccattgcctagcccttaccacacttctgccttggagccaatacacagtattgactccaagacggaaggtaaggattttttaaaaaaataagaaggtatgagctaggaataaatgtaaagtcttacatttCCGAATATTGGGTGGGGGAGTCCTGATTAGAGAGCAGTAGGTCTGAAACATCTCAGGTTCAATATAAGTCATTAGACTGATTTGGCAgccaaaaataaaagtaatgattTTGGTGTTTCATTAAGAAGTGTTGcttagatgatttcaaaaaaaagctggaaagatctgcaggaactgatgcagagcgaaataagcagaaccaggagaacattgtacacagttacaACAATATTGAATGATGATCATTTGTGAAAAGTTGTCTACTCTCAAcagtacaatgatctgggacaattctgaaagacttgggatggggaatgctattcacctccagagaaagaactgttggagtcatctttcacattcgcgtatttatggttttattttggggttttgattatgAATTagtttgctcttataacaatgatcaatatggaagtgaattttgcatgataaaaaataaaatttaaaaaatttaagtgttGCTTTCAGGAATAAGGTGGTAATATTCCCCCTGGTCATATAATATCAGAGTATTTACTGTGTTCCATTCTGGGTACTGGTCTAGGAAGGACACTGATTGGCTAAAGGATGTTCAGAGGAGGGTAATCAAAATGGTGAAGGGTCTCAAGTTCATACCACAAAAAGATCTGTTGAAGGAAGTGGGTAGAATTTATAAGAAAGTAAATCAGGTTTGGaatcagagaaaaaagaacttcctaataatGAGAAATATACTAAAGTAAAATGAGTTGCCTTAGAAGAGGTAATGGTCTCGTTCTTACCGTGTTTCTGTGATTTCTCCAATCTATGTATGAGTCCCCACAGAAAAGCATGTaagatataaacaaataatatatGAAGATCATGGTCTGAAGGTGTTTATAATCtgaagcagagtcaagatggcaattTAGTAGTAGCCAAACCCAAAACCACTCTGACTATCCTTCCCAAACCAATCTTTATAAGGCACCTCAAAACCACAGGAGCTAAAACAGGATGAATGAGGAGGCTCTCCCACAGAATGCAACTTgaaagacaggcagagagaatTGATTTTCATAGGATAAGGGGGCACAGAAGCAAAACTACAAACAAAGGAGTACTGGCCAACACCCCACCCCAAACACCCACCATGATGGATTCAGAACCTGGTAGTGAGCCAATTTAAGGAATCCAGGATGCAGGGTGCACCAGCAAGGGAGCATCTCAGACCCACCCCATGAGGTTCAGGGCCCTGGCACTAGTCCAAAGTGAGGTCCAGAGTCCATAGCACTGCACCTTTTCAAGCCTCCTCAGCAGCAGTGAAGACTTAGCCCTAGGGCAAAAATCAGCAGAAGCAAAAGAATCAGCAAGAAGTTTTTGGAGTTCCCAATCcacaagcttaaaaaaaaaaaaaggttgggaaGTTGAGCAAACAACAAGAGAAACATTTAACCcttgaaaatttctatggggaaaaaagagcaaagaacagaacTAAAAGGAGATGATGAGATCCAAGCAGCTacatgcaaaatttaaaaaaaaaaaaaaaaaggaattggtctcaagctctgGAACAACTCAAAaaggaatcaaataaaataggttgaagaaaaatgaggaaaataaatgaaagtaatgcaaaaagaaaataacagtcttaaaaataaaattggtcaacgggaaaaagagacacaaaaatccaatgaagaaagtAGTGccatgaaaattagaatggacgaAATAGAAAAGGAGGACCAAAAGACCATGGAAGAACTTCAGTCTTTAAACATTAGAACAGGGCAAATAggagctaatgatttcatgagtcatcaagaaacaatacaatcaaatcaaaaaaatgaaaaaagagtagaaaatatgaaatatttcattttaaaaaatttgacctagaaaatagatctaggagagataatttgagaatcataggattacctgaaagccatggccccccaaaaaaagcctagacatcatattacaagaaattatccaaagagcttataatctaacaAAAGGATAAAATATCCTacctttcattattattattgttgttgttgttgttagtagTCGTAATAGTAGTTTATGAgtctaaagagaaaatattgataaaataatgcaagaaaaatTGGAGATGACCACCATctggaagggagagaagatgggCAGGGAGGCCAAGAAAGGCTTCAACTCTCTTTGAGTTGGAAATGAGGAAATTCTAAGAGTGAGAAATAAAGGCAGGAGAGAGTCATTGTAGGCCCAAGGGATGACATACAGAGATATGCAGAGAATTGAGGAGATCAGTTTGAGAACAGAGATAGGTAAGTAATCCAGTTTAGGGACAAGTATACAATAAAAACATAGGGTGGAGCCAAATTGTGGAAGGGCCCAAATATTGCAAAAACTATGCTTTAGTGGAAGAGCAGTGGGGAGTCACTGAAAGTGATAAAATTCAATCAAATGGATGCATTAGAAATATAACTCAGACaaaaggatgaattggagaggttgagagaggaagaaagaccaGTTAGAAATATATTATAGTAGCAAAACTTCTAGGAGCAAAGTCTAAATTTAACATAactcaaaaagtaaaaaataagttagaaaaatgagcaaaaaattttttttaaaaagaacctgaccatatATAGGAAGTTACCATGATGACAGGGAAGaccatgtggggttttccttaatggacttccctgaccagcagggtcccacaagggaaggggctcacctttgtgatgggacccgaggagaggtaggaaccgagaaccagggtggaaatgaaagacacggacaagtcagtggttggatagggcaggcaatccctatgatactccctttgataggagagtatgagtacaaaggaacacaaggtggaggaggagattaagatagggaatgcaggccgagatggttacagcctcggggaaggagaaggtcaagaggagagagagacatagtcattgaggagcccagtggagctccatgaaaggggaaaggccaagaggcaagaggaagttcatgggtttgcctctgaatttattcctgtcctgcttgggcggtactcccaaggacgtagtacccacatcacaaagtatagacaattaagattgggtggcaaggtagagggaacacctttgggcgtgtagattgcaaactgcgctttcccggggaattgagtccgagcatgttaatgactttgtcttagccaagggccgcatggccagttcaaggttacattcacaagcctcattggtat
It includes:
- the CACNG1 gene encoding voltage-dependent calcium channel gamma-1 subunit, giving the protein MSEAKALKVRLTFCIILVGVCLLMAAVVTDHWAVLSPRVEKYNTTCEAAHFGLWRLCTKRIYMGNTNDKSCGPISLPGEKNCSYFRHFNPGESSEIFEFTTQKEFSISAAAIAIFSIAFMIMGTIFILLSFRKKREYLLKPAALFYTFAGLCIIVSVEVTRQSVKRMIDSEETVWIEYYYSWSFACACTSFVLFFICGIALLLISLPRMPQNPWESCMDAEPEH